A genomic region of Lodderomyces elongisporus chromosome 5, complete sequence contains the following coding sequences:
- the HOF1 gene encoding formin-binding protein gives MRTTAAEATTNSVEGYVEFVNNFWGSSPEQSFEIISIRIKDSIKTLYEVINFYQEKISIEKDYIKRLEKLQAKCPLGTHETGSLKRSLDKFHLENDTMIDHNVKFVKSTQDANLEKLHHFTQLYIQKVDKLRHHMGKVILRRANTLKELNVHKNKYQEECGLMKSLKLQLQTTWGKELEKNQLKYNKLSSSIAQTRNNYQYSINAFKEINDIYKRDWSISVNDFYKLEIERVQLIKINCFNYCNNIATLCVDVDQSIDLARSSFAAVQPQPDVQEFSNNYGTGNKIYNDPEFVEYMTGTEEPSIGYTISGSRNPNHDEILTRTYSNFSQRQQVGKQQSPPKNLQQPPRNGRDNGESIMFNPIDDFTLKAQAARPSTEKMIANGSNNTNTNTNTTTSNNNHSNGVGRGSPPKSPFYHHITSPLKDLPKVDLQFTNPSENEKNFNERNHFVTPTKNTIFDTSPYKQRNAIPDLSPTKQINATMTTNTTTPSNPTMTPIPIPLPISSPTQTAKTKPIEQHIPATRQTLSPPKNSHTPARKPPIDLLSHKTQSTSSSVPDNDVFSKDERLSNSGGTSSNYSSERNWASPRRREKQLQQMQEQITRRATNEFGRRSQNSRNDAIDQQSINAKTKVPIVNDFSIDFIAKALEDLNAGGNGDVNQFRRSIRSNGNGSNEGNHERNSERNYERGHERDRESIVTSTYSRRPKSDYIDDHNEVAQRYESISFRRPKSMVDIGGSDNGVNNVNESFANKRASPDVFTTKPQQYPYAQKQNRYYQTPNNSPLKSKTVESKNVKPTIKITPVNQRPYVSTATARYTFKPQEEGELYFRKGWQMFIIHKQEDNWFVCELGPNCDDCNGMIGLVPGNYIVEH, from the coding sequence ATGAGAACAACGGCAGCggaagcaacaacaaactcGGTCGAGGGCTACGTAGAGTTTGTTAATAACTTTTGGGGCAGTTCTCCAGaacaaagttttgaaattaTATCTATTCGAATAAAGGACTCTATAAAAACTCTTTATGAAGTCATCAATTTTTACCAAGAAAAGATAAGCATAGAAAAAGACTATATTAAACGACTAGAAAAGTTACAGGCAAAATGTCCATTGGGCACTCATGAAACTGGCAGTCTCAAACGGTCGCTTGACAAATTCCATTTGGAGAATGATACCATGATAGATCACAATGTTAAATTTGTCAAGTCAACGCAGGATGCAAACCTCGAAAAGCTACATCATTTCACTCAATTGTATATCCAAAAAGTCGACAAGCTTCGTCATCATATGGGCAAAGTCATTTTGCGACGAGCCAACACTTTAAAAGAGCTAAATGTgcataaaaataaataccAAGAGGAATGCGGCTTGATGAAGTCGTTGaaattgcaattgcaaaCAACTTGGGGTAAAGAATTGGAGAAAAACCAGCTTAAATATAATAAACTTTCCAGCTCCATCGCACAGACCCGGAATAACTATCAATACTCCATCAATGCGTTTAAAGAAATCAACGATATTTACAAAAGAGACTGGTCCATATCAGTCAATGATTTTTACAAGTTGGAGATTGAGCGTGTtcaattgatcaaaatCAACTGCTTTAATTACTGCAATAATATTGCAACTCTCTGTGTTGATGTGGATCAATCAATAGATTTGGCTAGATCGAGTTTTGCTGCCGTACAGCCTCAGCCCGACGTGCAGGAATTTAGCAATAATTACGGCACTGGtaacaaaatatataatGACCCCGAGTTTGTTGAATACATGACGGGCACGGAAGAGCCTTCCATAGGCTATACTATACTGGGACTGCGAAACCCCAACCACGATGAAATCTTGACAAGAACTTATTCAAACTTTTCGCAGAGACAACAAGTAGGCAAACAACAGCTGCCGCCAAAGAATTTACAGCAACCACCTCGGAATGGTCGTGATAACGGAGAGAGCATAATGTTCAACCCAATAGATGATTTCACTTTAAAGGCTCAGGCTGCAAGGCCAAGTACTGAGAAGATGATTGCTAATGGCAGCAACAATACCAACACTAATACTAATACTACCACTAGTAATAACAATCATAGTAATGGAGTAGGTCGCGGCAGTCCACCGAAATCACCTTTTTATCACCATATTACTTCACCATTAAAAGATTTGCCAAAAGTAGATTTACAATTCACCAACCCACtggagaatgaaaaaaactttaatGAGAGAAATCACTTTGTGActccaacaaaaaatacaattttTGATACTTCGCCGTATAAGCAAAGAAATGCTATTCCCGACCTTTcaccaacaaaacaaatcaacGCAACCATGacaacaaatacaacaacCCCATCCAATCCAACAATGacaccaataccaataccactaccaatatcatcaccaacacaaacagcaaaaacaaaaccaattgAACAACATATTCCTGCTACAAGGCAAACACTCTCGCCGCCAAAGAATAGTCATACTCCAGCCCGGAAACCTCCCATTGACTTGTTATCTCACAAGACACAGTCCACTTCAAGTTCTGTACCAGATAACGATGTGTTTTCAAAAGACGAGAGACTCTCAAATAGTGGTGGAACATCGTCCAACTATAGCTCTGAGAGAAATTGGGCATCaccaagaagaagagagaaacaACTTCAACAGATGCAGGAGCAAATTACTCGTAGAGCCACTAATGAATTTGGTAGAAGGTCACAAAATTCCAGAAATGATGCAATTGATCAACAACTGATAAATGCAAAGACAAAAGTGCCGATAGTGAATGACTTTTCAATCGACTTTATTGCTAAAGCTTTAGAAGATTTGAACGCTGGTGGAAATGGCGACGTTAACCAATTTAGAAGGTCAATACGAAGCAATGGTAATGGTCTGAATGAGGGTAATCATGAAAGAAACAGCGAGAGAAATTACGAGAGAGGCCATGAGAGGGATAGAGAAAGTATTGTCACAAGTACCTATAGTCGCAGACCCAAGTCCGACTATATAGATGATCATAATGAAGTAGCGCAACGTTACGAATCAATAAGTTTTAGACGACCCAAATCTATGGTTGATATTGGCGGCAGTGATAATGGTGTCAACAATGTCAATGAGAGCTTTGCCAATAAACGTGCGTCTCCCGATGTCTTTACTACTAAGCCACAACAATACCCATATGCACAGAAACAGAATAGGTATTATCAAACTCCAAATAATTCACCCTTAAAATCGAAAACCGTTGAGCTGAAGAACGTCAAACCAACAATTAAAATCACGCCAGTCAATCAGAGACCATACGTGagtactgctactgctcgGTACACTTTCAAGCCGCAGGAAGAGGGGGAGTTGTATTTCCGCAAAGGTTGGCAAATGTTTATTATTCATAAGCAAGAAGACAATTGGTTTGTTTGTGAATTGGGGCCAAATTGTGACGACTGTAATGGTATGATTGGATTGGTTCCGGGTAATTACATAGTTGAACACTAA
- the RCH1 gene encoding LRR receptor-like serine/threonine-protein kinase RGI2 — MKKLQLPDSVKNNKVYIWVKKILDFLIGQWFFCLLGVFVALAYEYPEFAKQGGMIRAEYSIGYGAVAVIFLISGLSMSSKALLINALNWRAHFTVLTMSFLITSSIIYGIVSGIRASHDGQIDDWLLVGMIVTHACPTTVSSNVVMTKQADGNDILTLCEVTVGNILGAFITPALLQMYMTGVWDFGNPSHQPSGENSIGDLYKETMKQLGLSVFVPLFVGQVIQNVFPKQTKWTCTTFKLNKVGSFMLLLIMFQSFSTAFAQHAFTSVSHVSIIFLVFFNIGIYLFFTILTFIYSRPYFVRRWFWEYPNEQSSWLYKWSYKLLNPFYYNKKDTVAIMLCGPAKTAALGVSLVSSQYGSNNPNLGILLVPLVLYQAEQVMTANFLTGIMKKWIHYDDEKKNESDDENQLSHRNTREEDEEISQEEEELQREENNLTEGTEETEQTSSSGSREVESFSMHSQPIKA, encoded by the coding sequence ATGAAAAAACTCCAGCTTCCCGATTCGgtaaaaaacaacaaggtCTACATTTGGGTTAAGAAAATCCTTGATTTTCTCATTGGCCAATGGTTCTTCTGCCTTTTGGGTGTGTTTGTTGCACTTGCATATGAGTATCCCGAATTTGCCAAACAAGGCGGTATGATCCGAGCGGAATATTCGATTGGATATGGTGCAGTAGCAGTGATTTTCCTCATCAGTGGACTTTCTATGTCGTCCAAAGCACTTTTGATCAATGCATTGAATTGGAGGGCCCATTTTACAGTGCTCACTATGTCATTCTTAATTACAAGTTCCATAATATACGGTATTGTCTCCGGCATCAGAGCTAGTCATGACGGACAAATCGATGACTGGTTACTAGTGGGAATGATTGTCACACATGCATGTCCCACAACGGTGAGCTCCAACGTGGTGATGACTAAGCAAGCAGATGGAAATGATATTTTGACACTATGTGAAGTTACCGTGGGTAACATTTTGGGTGCATTCATCACCCCGGCATTATTGCAAATGTACATGACTGGAGTTTGGGATTTTGGTAATCCATCACATCAACCTTCGGGAGAAAACTCTATTGGAGATTTGTACAAGGAAACAATGAAACAATTGGGACTAAGCGTATTTGTTCCATTATTTGTTGGGCAGGTTATCCAAAACGTGTTTCCCAAGCAAACGAAATGGACATGCACCACCTTCAAATTGAATAAAGTTGGTTCCTtcatgttgttgttgattatGTTTCAATCTTTCTCAACAGCATTTGCCCAACATGCATTCACTTCCGTCAGCCATGTCTCAATcatctttcttgttttcttcaacaTTGGAATTTACTTATTCTTTACCATTCTTACCTTCATATACTCCAGACCATATTTTGTAAGGCGATGGTTTTGGGAGTACCCAAACGAGCAATCGAGTTGGCTCTACAAATGGTCATATAAACTTTTGAACCCTTTTTATTATAACAAGAAGGATACCGTGGCAATTATGCTTTGCGGGCCGGCAAAAACTGCGGCATTAGGTGTTTCTTTAGTTTCCTCGCAATATGGGTCGAATAATCCCAATTTGGGTATTCTCCTAGTTCCCTTGGTTTTATACCAAGCAGAACAAGTTATGACGGCAAATTTTCTTACTggaataatgaaaaaatggaTTCATTACGACGACGAAAAGAAGAACGAAAGTGACGATGAAAATCAATTGAGTCATAGGAATACGCgtgaagaagatgaggaGATTTCccaggaagaagaagaactacaaagagaagaaaataatttgACCGAGGGGACTGAGGAAACAGAACAAACCTCGAGTTCCGGGAGTCGAGAAGTTGAATCTTTTTCCATGCACTCACAGCCAATTAAAGCATAA
- the PEP7 gene encoding carboxypeptidase Y-deficient (BUSCO:EOG092629RT), giving the protein MSDNISNSNSKRDSATPALSATAVTSSVSSTSNSKTPSPRRNTPAKKINKIVFSEHGFSIGDIQRSRSSSPTSGSRSESPAVSTELSEASGVSGVSGVSRVSRASAKSRTTSSSLSAHIITSHWKQQSSVSDPRCKICGKKLNVKNGIVNCRKCGELYCNEHTHYRVKLRNPDPQHGETKPQFDTSAHGIWCRCCELCYMERRKTEVNFVDVTLDFKQKRQEHVDQRELHETKVQRNFIKLTNLMVDKSLSKRAKGGKKGNLEGLGKINSTSNGIFSFFKPVSNDEMSIIGADNWVPDDNATNCTICFTKFNFIIRKHHCRLCGEVVCDDSSGVRKNCSLYVPLVAFLEKLPNLNYSSQVRKHWSEIDQELRFRCCVNCKNAVLHDWKRVHRGQIGSASTIGGTDVEGEEIFRMYDGMLLQKGLIEQMMHQYEFGSRSGITKVGGTGSDGEDEMKTGHKLMLYLKEFENLVIQFKKKFFFKDNDKLLIQQEYLNFERVLLNMYQSVGTFLQNNIIKFKAIQEERRPKIEQASPEKEETPVPRLTKKQIRELREQLMVLNEQKFLIENQIQEFTRNRQFDELNTLITNKDEILDTIKQVENELGEFGF; this is encoded by the coding sequence ATGTCAGATAATATTAGTAATTCCAACTCCAAACGTGATTCCGCTACACCCGCATTATCAGCAACAGCCGTAACTTCATCAGTATCATCAACCTCAAATTCGAAAACGCCCTCCCCTAGGCGAAATACTCCAGCtaagaaaataaacaaaattgttttttctgAACATGGTTTTAGTATCGGTGACATTCAAAGAAGTCGATCCTCGAGTCCCACTTCTGGATCGAGGTCAGAATCACCTGCAGTTTCAACCGAATTATCTGAAGCATCAGGAGTCTCAGGAGTGTCAGGAGTGTCAAGGGTGTCGCGAGCATCAGCTAAGTCACGAACCACTTCCTCGTCATTATCGGCACATATAATCACTTCACATTGGAAGCAGCAGTCTTCAGTTTCTGATCCAAGGTGCAAGATATGCGGTAAAAAACTAAATGTCAAGAATGGCATTGTCAATTGCCGCAAATGTGGTGAGTTATATTGCAATGAACATACACATTATCGAGTCAAGCTCCGAAATCCCGATCCGCAACATGGTGAAACCAAGCCTCAATTTGATACCTCTGCACATGGTATATGGTGCCGGTGTTGTGAACTTTGTTATATGGAAAGACGAAAAACTGAGGTTAATTTTGTAGACGTGACGTTGGAttttaaacaaaagagacaaGAACACGTTGATCAAAGAGAGTTGCACGAAACAAAAGTGCAGCGTAACTTCATCAAATTGACTAATCTAATGGTAGATAAAAGCTTACTGAAGAGAGcaaaaggaggaaaaaaaggaaatttgGAAGGTTTGGGAAAAATTAATAGTACCAGCAACGgtatattttcattttttaaacCAGTTAGTAACGATGAAATGAGTATCATTGGGGCTGATAATTGGGTTCCAGACGACAATGCAACTAATTGCACCATTTGTTTTACAAAGTTTAATTTCATTATAAGAAAACATCATTGTCGACTTTGTGGTGAGGTGGTATGTGACGACTCTTCTGGTGTTAGGAAAAACTGTTCATTATACGTTCCGTTAGTGGCATTTCTTGAAAAATTACCAAATTTGAATTATTCAAGCCAGGTTCGAAAACATTGGAGTGAGATTGATCAAGAGTTGAGATTTCGATGTTGTGTAAATTGCAAGAATGCAGTCTTACATGATTGGAAACGAGTGCACCGTGGTCAAATTGGAAGTGCTAGCACAATAGGGGGAACAGATGTCGAAGGCGAAGAGATTTTTCGAATGTATGACGGCATGCTCTTACAAAAGGGTCTTATTGAGCAAATGATGCACCAATATGAATTTGGATCCCGCAGTGGAATTACAAAAGTAGGAGGGACTGGCTCTGATGGAGAAgatgaaatgaaaacgGGACACAAGTTGATGTTATACCTTAAAGAATTTGAGAATCTAGTAATTcagtttaaaaaaaagttttttttcaaggACAATGATAAACTATTGATACAACAAGAATACCTAAATTTTGAACGTGTCTTGTTGAATATGTATCAAAGCGTTGGTACTTTTCTACaaaataatattattaAATTCAAAGCCATCCAGGAAGAGCGTCGTCCTAAAATTGAACAAGCACTgccagaaaaagaagaaacgcCGGTTCCGCGTTTGaccaagaaacaaattagAGAACTTAGAGAGCAATTAATGGTTTTGAATGAACAAAAGTTTTTGATTGAGAATCAAATACAAGAATTCACTAGGAATAGACAATTTGATGAACTAAACACTTTGATCACCAATAAAGATGAAATCTTGGACACAATTAAACAGGTAGAGAATGAACTAGGCGAGTTTGGCTTCTAA
- the PTC7 gene encoding Protein phosphatase 2C 7 (BUSCO:EOG09263I4U) has translation MLLSIINKKSVPLAQSLFKTSVTTSSRSFFFGSGSGSGSGSSSSASSGSSSGSGSSSSSSWSSSKSYSSTSAQSANASVPPATSSTASLNYDTALTTFTHYNVAVAYQPKDRKPSTNLFKKRNREVPALNSPSGEDNLFVSNQTKDGSIAVGVADGVGGWSEAGYDSSAISRELCASIKYAFEKEYDTQNSITPKDLLVEAFRDVTFSEKVEIGGTTACLGIFTPDKKLKVANLGDSWCGLFRDYKLIHETNFQTHNFNTPYQLAKIPQHILKQAELEGRRYIIDSPSMADEYTWNLQKNDIVMFATDGVTDNVVPQDIEIFLKDNLEDRADKDAKLDVVTNKFVKEVVKVSKDSNFPSAFAQELSRITGQKYLGGKEDDITVVLVKVL, from the coding sequence ATGCTTTTatcaatcatcaataaaaaATCAGTACCATTAGCACAGAGCCTATTTAAGACATCGGTAACCACATCATCTCGATCGTTTTTCTTTGGCTCTGGCTCTGGCTCTGGGTCAGGCTCTAGTTCAAGTGCCAGCTCCGGTTCCAGTTCGGGATCTGGTTCAAgctcatcttcatcttggAGTAGTAGCAAATCTTATAGCAGCACCTCAGCCCAATCTGCAAATGCGAGTGTCCCGCCTGCTACATCATCCACGGCTTCCTTAAACTACGACACAGCACTAACAACGTTCACACACTACAATGTAGCAGTTGCATACCAGCCAAAAGATAGGAAACCCAGCACAAACTTgttcaagaaaagaaatagagaaGTACCAGCATTAAACTCTCCTTCAGGTGAAGataatttatttgtttccaaccaaacaaaagatgGATCCATTGCAGTAGGTGTTGCAGATGGAGTAGGTGGATGGTCAGAAGCTGGCTACGACTCCTCGGCAATCTCAAGAGAACTTTGTGCCAGCATTAAGTATGcctttgaaaaagaatacgATACTCAAAACTCTATAACACCAAAGGACTTACTAGTAGAAGCATTTAGAGACGTTACATTTTCGGAAAAAGTAGAGATTGGAGGCACTACTGCTTGCTTGGGTATCTTCACACCAGacaagaaattaaaagtcGCTAATCTTGGTGATTCGTGGTGCGGCTTGTTTAGAGATTACAAATTGATTCACGAGAcaaattttcaaactcaCAATTTCAATACTCCATATCAATTAGCTAAGATTCCGCAGCATATCTTGAAGCAAGCCGAGTTGGAAGGCAGAAGATACATCATTGATAGTCCACTGATGGCTGATGAATATACATGGaacttgcaaaaaaatgatatcGTCATGTTTGCTACTGATGGTGTCACCGATAATGTTGTCCCTCAAGATATCGAGATATTTTTAAAAGACAATTTGGAAGATAGAGCCGATAAAGATGCAAAATTGGATGTGGTGACTAACAAGTTTGTCAAGGAGGTCGTTAAAGTGAGCAAGGATAGTAATTTCCCTAGTGCATTTGCGCAAGAATTATCAAGAATAACGGGACAAAAATATCTCGGTGGTAAGGAAGATGATATAACTGTTGTTCTCGTAAAAGTATTATAG
- the TIM11 gene encoding F1F0 ATP synthase subunit e, mitochondrial, which yields MSATVNVLRYSALGLGVVYGAYHRFSLESAFAKQQAAAQWKKEEKLIAEAKSIYQKINTPPKQETPKSQAGSINWEDPNLDFGAVLESLIAKLD from the coding sequence ATGTCCGCAACAGTCAATGTATTGAGGTACTCAGCCTTAGGTTTAGGTGTTGTTTACGGTGCATACCACAGATTCTCACTCGAATCAGCTTTTGCTAAGCAACAAGCAGCAGCACaatggaagaaagaagagaaattgaTTGCCGAGGCTAAATCTATATACCAAAAGATCAACACTCCtccaaaacaagaaacaccAAAGAGCCAAGCTGGCTCTATCAATTGGGAGGATCCAAACTTGGACTTTGGCGCTGTTTTGGAATCATTGATTGCTAAATTGGATTAA